A region from the Drosophila takahashii strain IR98-3 E-12201 chromosome 2L, DtakHiC1v2, whole genome shotgun sequence genome encodes:
- the Dus3 gene encoding tRNA-dihydrouridine(47) synthase [NAD(P)(+)]-like has product MEAGICYIKPEYLVTEANIGSEAVITENSETNKRKREDGEEKVEGGGKKKWDKKERKRGQNKNRPVFKDERYSHLCHSLIDGTGGEPCSLANCRYVHDLDAFLAAKGEDLGPECYVYTTKGYCARGVSCRFAKAHTNEQGRNLKREDYDEKAPPTTCNGVSSDLQVRLRKHEYDFKRSKELIKLAEKLRDERKQREQQEKEKSVETAEENPANETTDKLEEEEHTDSKELDKPTGCAIDDSTAGRDADKKPAVDFREKLVLSPLTTLGNLPFRRICKEFGADITCGEMACAQPLLKGMGQEWALTKRHQSEDVFGVQLCGNNPNMLNQAAQVIQETAQVDYIDLNIGCPIDLIYQQGGGSALMRRTNILELTVRSCAALSDCLPFTVKMRTGIYADKSVAHDLLPLVEEWGASAVTLHGRSREQRYTKHANWTYIEECAAKAKRMPVIGNGDILSYEDYVERRTLAPHVSSVMIGRGALIKPWIFQEIKEKQAWSPSSGQRYEMLQKFCNYGLEHWGSDTKGVETTRRFLLEWQSFLYRYIPEALQTSPPQKINARPQKYRGRDEMETLMSSGNAADWVKLSESLLGPVPDGFSFVPKHKANAF; this is encoded by the exons ATGGAAGCGGGTATTTGCTATATAAAACCAGA ATACCTGGTAACTGAAGCCAATATCGGCAGTGAGGCGGTTATAACCGAAAACAGCGAGacaaacaagagaaaacgcgAGGATGGCGAGGAAAAAGTCGAGGGCGGCGGAAAAAAGAAGTGGGATAAAAAGGAACGCAAGCGTGGACAAAACAAG AATCGCCCAGTTTTCAAGGACGAACGATACTCGCATCTGTGTCACTCGCTGATCGATGGAACCGGTGGAGAACCCTGTTCCCTGGCCAACTGCCGCTATGTGCACGATCTGGACGCCTTTCTGGCCGCCAAGGGAGAAGATCTTGGGCCCGAGTGCTATGTGTACACCACCAAGGGCTATTGTGCCCGCGGTGTAAGTTGTCGCTTCGCCAAGGCGCACACGAATGAGCAGGGCAGGAACCTCAAGAGGGAGGACTACGACGAAAAGGCTCCTCCAACGACATGCAATGGAGTCAGTTCAG atctCCAAGTGCGCCTACGAAAACATGAATACGATTTTAAGCGTAGCAAGGAGCTCATTAAATTGGCAGAAAAGCTAAGAGATGAGCGAAAGCAAAGGGAGCAacaggagaaggagaagtcTGTAGAGACTGCTGAGGAAAACCCAGCCAACGAAACCACCGACaaactggaggaggaggagcacacGGATTCCAAGGAGCTGGATAAGCCCACTGGTTGCGCCATTGATGACTCCACCGCCGGCAGAGATGCTGACAAAAAGCCGGCCGTTGACTTCCGCGAGAAACTCGTCCTGTCTCCTCTGACCACGCTGGGCAACCTGCCCTTCCGGCGGATCTGCAAGGAGTTCGGTGCGGACATCACCTGCGGCGAGATGGCCTGCGCCCAGCCGCTGCTCAAGGGCATGGGTCAGGAGTGGGCTCTGACCAAGCGCCACCAGAGCGAGGACGTTTTCGGGGTGCAGCTGTGCGGAAATAATCCCAATATGCTTAACCAGGCGGCGCAGGTTATCCAAGAGACCGCGCAGGTGGACTACATCGATCTGAATATAGGCTGCCCGATTGATCTGATTTACCAGCAGGGAGGCGGCAGCGCTCTGATGCGACGGACCAACATCCTAGAGCTGACCGTGCGCAGTTGTGCCGCCCTGTCGGATTGCCTGCCGTTCACCGTGAAGATGCGCACAGGGATCTATGCGGACAAGAGTGTGGCGCACGATCTGCTGCCGCTGGTCGAGGAGTGGGGCGCCTCGGCGGTCACACTGCATGGAAGATCCAGGGAGCAGCGCTACACCAAGCACGCCAACTGGACGTACATCGAGGAGTGTGCCGCCAAGGCCAAGCGGATGCCGGTGATCGGCAATGGCGATATACTCAGCTACGAGGATTACGTGGAGCGCAGAACGCTGGCGCCGCACGTCAGTTCCGTGATGATTGGACGTGGAGCGTTGATAAAGCCCTGGATATTCCAGGAGATCAAGGAGAAGCAGGCCTGGTCTCCGTCGTCCGGCCAGCGCTACGAGATGCTGCAGAAGTTCTGCAACTACGGACTGGAGCACTGGGGCTCGGACACCAAGGGTGTGGAGACCACACGGCGATTCCTTCTCGAGTGGCAGTCCTTCTTGTACCGCTACATACCCGAGGCGCTGCAGACGTCGCCACCGCAGAAGATCAACGCCAGGCCGCAGAAATACCGGGGACGTGACGAAATGGAGACCCTGATGAGTTCCGGCAACGCAGCCGACTGGGTTAAGCTTAGCGAATCGCTTTTGGGTCCAGTGCCAGATGGCTTCAGCTTTGTGCCGAAGCACAAGGCCAACGCGTTTTAG
- the LOC108055394 gene encoding GTP-binding protein 10 homolog isoform X2, translating to MVQLFKFLLKSTKSPGRAHFRPSFLDTLRLAVRGGHGGNGLPKYGGVGGQGGCVYLVAKEGLTLRKVVQGMKDKRVAASSGEDSSKASIFGRRGVDQRIEVPVGVQVYDDRQKLIADLDENEATCIVAGGGTGGCTATNFLGRPGENRTVNLDLKLIADVGLVGFPNAGKSTLLKAVSNAKPKIAAYPYWNHRVP from the exons ATGGTGCAGCTGTTTAAATTCCTGTTGAAATCCACCAAATCT CCCGGTCGTGCCCACTTCCGGCCCAGCTTCCTGGACACCCTGCGCCTGGCGGTTCGCGGCGGACATGGCGGAAACGGGCTGCCCAAGTACGGAGGAGTCGGTGGCCAAGGCGGCTGCGTCTACTTGGTGGCCAAGGAGGGACTGACCCTGCGCAAGGTCGTCCAGGGAATGAAGGACAAGCGAGTGGCGGCCTCCAGCGGCGAGGATAGCAGCAAGGCGAGCATTTTCGGACGACGTGGAGTCGATCAGAGGATTGAGGTGCCAGTGGGCGTCCAGGTGTACGACGACCGGCAAAAACTCATCGCCGATCTGGACGAGAACGAGGCCACCTGCATTGTGGCGGGCGGAGGAACCGGCGGATGCACAGCCACCAATTTCCTGGGGCGTCCCGGCGAGAATCGCACAGTGAATCTGGATCTTAAGCTCATAGCGGATGTGGGTCTAGTGGGATTCCCCAATGCCGGCAAGAGCACGCTGCTCAAGGCTGTTTCCAATGCGAAGCCCAAGATTGCAGCCTATCCCT ATTGGAACCATCGAGTACCGTGA
- the LOC108055394 gene encoding GTP-binding protein 10 homolog isoform X1 translates to MVQLFKFLLKSTKSPGRAHFRPSFLDTLRLAVRGGHGGNGLPKYGGVGGQGGCVYLVAKEGLTLRKVVQGMKDKRVAASSGEDSSKASIFGRRGVDQRIEVPVGVQVYDDRQKLIADLDENEATCIVAGGGTGGCTATNFLGRPGENRTVNLDLKLIADVGLVGFPNAGKSTLLKAVSNAKPKIAAYPFTTIRPQIGTIEYRDLRSITVADLPGLIEGAHANFGMGHKFLKHIERTRLLLFMVDIFGFQLSPRHPHRDCVANIYALNKELELYDPALLEKPCVLLLNKMDKEGAHEILTRVKPLIDNLASGLEQCPEELRPKQVLKFESIVPISAMNSTKVTQVKSQLRRTLVRLAEKQFLADEDQIKEQLKQRVGLVGPKIN, encoded by the exons ATGGTGCAGCTGTTTAAATTCCTGTTGAAATCCACCAAATCT CCCGGTCGTGCCCACTTCCGGCCCAGCTTCCTGGACACCCTGCGCCTGGCGGTTCGCGGCGGACATGGCGGAAACGGGCTGCCCAAGTACGGAGGAGTCGGTGGCCAAGGCGGCTGCGTCTACTTGGTGGCCAAGGAGGGACTGACCCTGCGCAAGGTCGTCCAGGGAATGAAGGACAAGCGAGTGGCGGCCTCCAGCGGCGAGGATAGCAGCAAGGCGAGCATTTTCGGACGACGTGGAGTCGATCAGAGGATTGAGGTGCCAGTGGGCGTCCAGGTGTACGACGACCGGCAAAAACTCATCGCCGATCTGGACGAGAACGAGGCCACCTGCATTGTGGCGGGCGGAGGAACCGGCGGATGCACAGCCACCAATTTCCTGGGGCGTCCCGGCGAGAATCGCACAGTGAATCTGGATCTTAAGCTCATAGCGGATGTGGGTCTAGTGGGATTCCCCAATGCCGGCAAGAGCACGCTGCTCAAGGCTGTTTCCAATGCGAAGCCCAAGATTGCAGCCTATCCCT TTACCACCATACGACCCCAGATTGGAACCATCGAGTACCGTGACCTGCGCTCCATAACTGTGGCCGATCTTCCTGGTCTCATCGAGGGAGCCCACGCCAATTTCGGCATGGGCCACAAGTTCCTCAAGCACATCGAACGCACCCGCCTGCTGCTCTTTATGGTGGACATTTTTGGCTTCCAGCTGAGTCCTCGGCATCCGCATCGCGATTGTGTGGCCAACATATATGCCCTGAACAAGGAGTTGGAGCTCTACGATCCTGCGCTGCTGGAGAAGCCCTGTGTCCTGCTGCTGAACAAAATGGACAAGGAGGGTGCCCACGAGATCCTCACCAGAGTTAAGCCGTTGATCGACAACTTGGCCAGTGGGTTGGAACAGTGTCCCGAGGAACTGCGTCCTAAACAGGTGCTGAAATTCGAGAGCATTGTGCCCATATCGGCCATGAACTCCACAAAGGTCACGCAAGTTAAGTCGCAGCTGAGGAGGACGCTGGTGCGCCTGGCTGAGAAACAGTTTCTGGCGGATGAGGATCAGATTAAGGAGCAGCTGAAGCAGCGTGTGGGCCTGGTGGGTCCCAAAATTAACTAg